The window GCAGAAGCTAATAGTTTATCATCAAATTCTGCTTTATCTAAAGAGTGATCGATAAATGTTTTGTCTTTAGGATTTGTGTATATAAAGTCTATAGATATTCCCTTTGGGTGGGATGAAATATCACTGCTGTAATCTCGCAATCTCTTTAAAGTGCTTTTAGCCCTAGCACTTACTTTATTATTAGAGTTTCTCTTATGCTTATCCAGCTCTGATAAAACACACGGTACGATACATAAGGTCACCTCAGTGCCAATAAGATGCTGCCAGTCTATTGTTTCTATATCCTGATAATGGAGGAATACATTTGTATCTAATACTAAGTATTTCATACGGCCCTTTTTGGTTTTTCTTTCTCTGCCCTTCCTAAGTGTTGTAGGGTAGGTACATACATCCCTCTAAGATAAAGCTTTTCATTACTTACATATCTATAGGATAGTATAGAATGATAAGATGGAACGTAACTCAGGTAAAGTATCAGCACCATTCTGATGTGCTTAAGAGTAGCCAGACGATAATGGTTACATGTAGCGTTACATGCATAAAAAAAGCCCCTCAGGATTAAATGAGAGGCGTTTTAGTGGGCCCAGCAGGGCACGATCCTGCGACCCCCTGATTATGAGTCGGTTCTTAATTGGATTTTTCCATATTGACCAATTTTTAACTTGTTTGATATTCAATGATTTAGGATATTTGGATCAGTAACAGGCGGGGACTGTATTTGCATTCTTAGGAAATGTTTGTGCAAGTTTTGTGCACGCGCTGTGTAGCTTATTTAAATATGTCCTTTATGATTAGTGCCAAAATTACCTTCTACCTTGATACCCGTAGGCAAAAAGTAAGCGGCGTATACCCAGTTAAATTAAGAGTCTATTTTCAGGCCCAGACTAAGTATTTTCCAACCACATTAGACCTTACTCAAGAGGAGTTTGATGGGGCATTGATTGCTAACCCGCGTAAAGCTCACCAGGGTTATCGGAATATTATGGATGGGATAATGGAAAAAGCAAAGGGTGCCCGTGATGGTTTGCCTTTTTTCACCTTCGAACGATTTGAGGATAAACTTTATACCTCAGCTCCTCCCAAAGATGATATACCCACTTATTATGAAGCATATATTCAAAAGCTTGAAGAGGAGGATAGGATTGGTTCCGCCGACAATTACAGGTTAAGTTTAAAGAGCATTAAAGAGTTTAATATAATCCTGGCCAACGGTTATAAGCCGGAAAGGCTACACTTCATCAACATTACCCCCGAGTGGTTAAATAAGTATGAGCGCTGGATGTTAGGGAAAGGCCGGTCAGCAACAACAGTGGGTATTTATTTAAGGCCCCTGCGAGCTATGTTCAATCTAGCATTAGCTGATGGATTGATTACGCATGAATACTATCCTTTTGGAAAACGGAAGTACCAAATTCCAGCAGGTAGGAACATTAAGAAAGCACTCAGCAAAGCTGATCTTAAAGCCCTGGCCACTTTTGAAGTAGAAAAGGGATCGTTCCAGGATAAGGCTAGGGATTTTTGGTTCCTAAGCTTTCAATGCAACGGGATGAACATCAAAGACATTCTCCTTTTGCGGTATAAAGATGTTCATGGAGATAAGATCATCTTTACCAGAGCGAAAACCCAACGCGCTACAAAGAGTAATCAGAAGCCCATTGTTGTCAATCTAACGGATTCCATTAAAGCAATCATTGCTAAATGGAGTCAGCAGAAAATTACTGGTAACACCTTCATTTTTCCAATTCTGAATGATGATATGGATGCCAGAGAACAGATGGATGCGTCCAAAAATTTTACGCGTTTCATAAATCAGCATTTAAAGAAGTTGGCGAAGGATGCTGGCTTGAGCAATGATATTACCACCTACTGGGCGCGGCACAGTTTTACTACCATCATCATGCGCAGTGGTGCTTCTATAGAGATGGCATCTGGACTTTTAGGGCACCAAAGCACTAATACTACCAGGAATTACTGGGCTGGATTCGAAGATGAGGCAGTTAAAGAGGTTACTAAAAACCTAATGAACTTCGATTAACATAAACGTTAACATAAATCAACCATGAACTACTCAAGAAAAAATCAGACCGTGTTTGGTCAAAAACCGGTGCCTAATCTCTTTGAAATCCTGTTTGACAAAATTGAGAGTGTTGAAGAACAGTTGTGCGAGATCATCAGTATGCTAAGTGCTCAACCTGGAAAGCATGTACCCGTCAGAGAGGAAAAATATCTGTTCAATGTGGAGGAGGCAGCAGAATTTTTAAGCATTTCCAAAACACTGATCTATATCTTAAAAGCCCAAAACAAAATTGCATATAGAAAAAGAGGACGTAGGCTCTACTTTACCAGAGAGAGTTTAATAAGGTATATCGAGGAGGAACACGAGTTTCAGCCGGAGCCAGAACTGACAAATCAGGAGATCGTTAAACGGTATTTAGGGCCGAGAAGAAAGAAACTTGGCCTCTGATTGAGATTAACTGCACCTTCGAGAGTAATTAAATTATAAATGAGTGAATCACATGATTGTAATGGAATCTGATAATCCCTGGGATCAACAGTCCTCAGAAGATAGGCTGGAGCTTTTTATGTCTTCGCTACACGAAGGGCAAAAAATAGCGCTAGATAGAATTAAGTTGTTGTTTAACTATGATGATGGTTGGATTCGAAAAGCCTTTGGAGAAGCGTTTAATGAATATCATGCTGAAATAGGAAAAGTTTCTGTGGAAGATCCTACACAATTCCAGCGACTCTTTGTAATTCTTTACTTAGCGATTAACAGAATTGCGATCAATGAACAGCTTTTTTTAGTGCTCTCAACAGCGCTCTCTGAAAAAGAGCTGATCGATGAATTAATGTCGTTGCATAGGATTACGAAGGGTTTTTTAGACGATACCTTTACTTCTCCATTAAATTTGGTGCCAGCAGTTGAAAGTATTAAGCAGGGTGAATACCAACATTTTTCATCCTTGATGAGTGAACTTAAATTGTTAATTCGCTCTAAGGGCAAGCAAAGTATTAATCCATCTCTGAAGAAGTTAACAAAAGGGATTACGTCTGAACAAACTGTAGTGCATAGTCCAGGTAAAAAAAAGCTGGATGATACTAATCTACCACCTGACAAACAAATAAAAGTTATAGTAAATAAAGATTGGCATATGTTAGTGCTGACCGGCATGCAGAAGCATGTTTCAGAAGAGCAATACGAGGTCTTATCGAACCTACTTAAGAATGGTAATGGTGAACACGTTTATTTTAATAATAAGCAAAATATATTGGTTGATCTATTTTCGCGACTATATAAGAATGGTCTATTATATGGAGTGACTTCACAAGAAGAGCTTGCTAGATGGTTGAGCAATAATTTTTCTTACAAATCTGCAGGTGAATCAAAACCAGTGACTTATGGTGGAGCTCTGAACTTGATTTCTAGAGGGCTTAATATTCCTATTCAAGCCAAGAGGATATGTTTTATAGAGGGCTTGAAAGATGATGTAAATTAGGATTTCATTGTGAAAAATTATTTCTTAAAAAACAATCTTAATTTTTTTTGATACATATTAAATACATGTACTTTTTCGAAAATCGCTATTACCGTGCTTTGAAGAAATAAACAAAGCACAATGTTACAACAACCCCAAATTCCAAACTACATCGAGATTCTGTTCAATAGAATAGACGTCTTAGAAGAGAGAGTAAATATACTCAGCCAAAGCCAACCCATTATGGGAGTGGCTATTCAAGAAGAAAAGCAAATCCTGAACTCTCAGGAGACGGCAAATTTCTTAAGTGTCTCACTTACTACAGTATATCAGCTTAAAGCGGAGAATAAGATCTGTTGTATGAAGAAGGGTAAAAGACTCTATTTTACCCGTGAAAGCTTGGTCAATTTTTTACAAGAAGGAAGGGTGTCAGCTCCAGATATTAAGCTATCAGGTTGTCAGGTGGTGCAACGATACCTGAAACCCAGGAGGAAAAAACTCGGCAGCTAA of the Flammeovirgaceae bacterium 311 genome contains:
- a CDS encoding integrase (COG4974 Site-specific recombinase XerD) codes for the protein MISAKITFYLDTRRQKVSGVYPVKLRVYFQAQTKYFPTTLDLTQEEFDGALIANPRKAHQGYRNIMDGIMEKAKGARDGLPFFTFERFEDKLYTSAPPKDDIPTYYEAYIQKLEEEDRIGSADNYRLSLKSIKEFNIILANGYKPERLHFINITPEWLNKYERWMLGKGRSATTVGIYLRPLRAMFNLALADGLITHEYYPFGKRKYQIPAGRNIKKALSKADLKALATFEVEKGSFQDKARDFWFLSFQCNGMNIKDILLLRYKDVHGDKIIFTRAKTQRATKSNQKPIVVNLTDSIKAIIAKWSQQKITGNTFIFPILNDDMDAREQMDASKNFTRFINQHLKKLAKDAGLSNDITTYWARHSFTTIIMRSGASIEMASGLLGHQSTNTTRNYWAGFEDEAVKEVTKNLMNFD
- a CDS encoding mobilizable transposon, Xis protein, encoding MNYSRKNQTVFGQKPVPNLFEILFDKIESVEEQLCEIISMLSAQPGKHVPVREEKYLFNVEEAAEFLSISKTLIYILKAQNKIAYRKRGRRLYFTRESLIRYIEEEHEFQPEPELTNQEIVKRYLGPRRKKLGL
- a CDS encoding excisionase family DNA binding domain-containing protein, with protein sequence MLQQPQIPNYIEILFNRIDVLEERVNILSQSQPIMGVAIQEEKQILNSQETANFLSVSLTTVYQLKAENKICCMKKGKRLYFTRESLVNFLQEGRVSAPDIKLSGCQVVQRYLKPRRKKLGS